The proteins below come from a single Tissierella sp. MB52-C2 genomic window:
- a CDS encoding PLP-dependent aminotransferase family protein encodes MKKSKVEIVKDFIFREIKDGRIKNGQRLPSCREVSLYLSINKITVNKAYNQLEREHKVYSIPRGGFYLIDSEENLRVVQEEVDFRTVKPDEKLIPYREFTHVMNKAVDMYKNTLFGYESSGGLSSLRDTLKYEFEKDGVYTTAERIIVTHGAQQAIGLVFHYLFRKSKGKLLVESPTYNLALKLADHLGIDIIGIERRVDGFDYKEMEMIFKSSEITAFYIMPRHHNPTGYTLFEKDKQKIAELSCKYNVFIIEDDYLADLGSRKGSMPIHYYDISKRTIYIRSFSKTFMPGIRMGAAVLPESIIEEVINIKHISDLNTSKIPQAALDIFIKSRMYEKHIKKVKKSYETKLKKVSEIVKSLSPQGLSWYVPEHGIFIWLHLPENIEAVEFEKKLKDHGILVKAASEFFPEELSKEKNQKNCNYIRLCISGVPEENIDALATIISVIAAEGK; translated from the coding sequence ATGAAAAAAAGTAAAGTTGAGATAGTGAAGGATTTTATATTTAGAGAAATTAAGGATGGGAGAATAAAAAATGGTCAGCGACTTCCCAGTTGCAGAGAAGTATCTTTATACCTTTCTATCAATAAAATAACTGTCAATAAGGCATACAACCAATTGGAAAGGGAACATAAAGTATATAGTATTCCCCGTGGAGGTTTTTACTTGATTGATTCTGAAGAAAACTTAAGAGTAGTACAGGAAGAGGTGGATTTTAGGACAGTTAAGCCAGATGAAAAACTTATTCCATATAGAGAATTTACTCATGTAATGAATAAGGCAGTTGATATGTATAAAAATACATTGTTTGGATATGAATCTAGTGGTGGACTATCTTCTTTGAGGGATACATTGAAGTATGAATTCGAGAAGGACGGAGTGTATACTACTGCTGAAAGGATAATAGTTACCCATGGGGCACAGCAGGCTATAGGATTAGTGTTCCACTATCTATTTAGGAAAAGCAAAGGTAAATTACTTGTTGAATCTCCTACATACAATCTTGCTTTAAAGTTGGCAGACCACTTAGGGATTGATATTATAGGAATTGAAAGGAGAGTTGATGGTTTTGACTATAAAGAAATGGAAATGATATTTAAGTCAAGTGAAATTACTGCCTTTTATATCATGCCAAGACATCATAATCCCACTGGCTATACTCTTTTTGAAAAAGACAAGCAGAAAATTGCTGAACTCTCTTGTAAATATAATGTGTTTATTATAGAAGATGACTATTTAGCAGATCTAGGCTCAAGAAAAGGTTCTATGCCAATACATTATTATGATATAAGTAAACGTACTATTTATATACGAAGCTTTTCAAAGACTTTCATGCCTGGAATAAGGATGGGGGCAGCAGTACTTCCAGAGTCTATAATTGAAGAAGTGATTAATATTAAGCATATTAGTGACTTGAATACATCAAAAATCCCACAAGCAGCATTAGATATTTTTATAAAATCACGAATGTATGAAAAACATATTAAAAAAGTTAAAAAATCTTATGAAACTAAGCTTAAAAAGGTATCTGAAATTGTTAAATCATTAAGCCCACAAGGCCTCAGTTGGTATGTTCCAGAACATGGAATATTTATATGGCTTCATCTGCCTGAGAATATAGAGGCTGTAGAATTTGAAAAGAAACTTAAAGATCATGGGATTCTTGTAAAAGCAGCATCAGAATTCTTCCCCGAAGAATTGTCTAAAGAGAAAAATCAGAAGAATTGTAACTACATAAGGCTTTGTATATCTGGTGTTCCAGAAGAAAATATAGATGCTTTGGCTACTATAATTTCAGTTATAGCAGCTGAAGGGAAATGA
- a CDS encoding GNAT family N-acetyltransferase, with protein sequence MNNLEYYISTDKSKLNIEAMNSLLRQSYWANERTEETIFKSIENSICYGVYKNEELIGFGRVVTDYSTVYWICDIIIDINHRNNGLGKKLMENIMATKELEGLLGILATQDAHGLYEQYDFVKEPHKFMMKKRTRL encoded by the coding sequence ATGAACAACCTTGAGTATTATATCTCTACTGATAAATCAAAATTAAATATTGAAGCAATGAATTCATTGCTCAGACAATCTTATTGGGCTAATGAAAGAACTGAGGAAACCATATTTAAATCAATTGAAAACTCCATCTGTTATGGAGTATATAAAAATGAAGAGCTAATTGGATTTGGTAGAGTTGTTACAGACTATTCTACAGTTTATTGGATTTGTGACATAATCATTGATATAAATCATCGAAACAATGGTTTAGGGAAAAAACTGATGGAAAATATCATGGCAACTAAAGAATTGGAAGGACTGCTGGGTATTTTAGCTACTCAAGATGCACATGGATTATATGAGCAATATGATTTTGTTAAGGAACCCCATAAATTTATGATGAAAAAAAGGACTAGATTGTAA
- a CDS encoding FtsX-like permease family protein: protein MNSYLGLVSEYAKVHKKKNRLTVICITISVMLVTAIFGMADMSIRAQINEYIRQHGNFHAIITDISDSAAEQINGRKDVKVSSWMGMVEDTNYQGKKLIVQSSTQEFAEQMNLVVTEGSYPVAEHEALLDMQGLEQFGISIGDTIEIAFSDKQLRKYTITGTYGDFSSLKGIDAHGLMLSVEGMRAFPIDLFQEYYYIQFKSGVNINQALSEIKSEYSLIEDQVTPNNMLLGLMGQSSDTRMLDVYLTAGILFILVTMAGTFMIASSFNMSILERTQFFGLLRCLGATKKQIKRYIRLEGLQYCLKGIPVGLVGGCGILWMAIFSLNMLNSQYLPAMPMFHISWPGIIAGAVIGVLVVMIASNSPAKNAAKVSPQAAVTGNIQQTNNLEIGKASNTRWFHVDTAMGFRHAFSNKKSMTLIAGSFALSIILFLSFTVLITFMGHALKPLKPYSPDISIRGVQDSILLDHSIMKKIKSLPNIKNIYGRMVYRDIPATDKHGNGIATLISYDDPQFEWAKEMLISGSVDNVQNGEGVLVSYGYSEQFNWKIGDTITLSIAGELKDIQVTGIISDVPFDAADGKRIIICSENTFTALTGISGYTIIDMQVNQDISKEVRNLITPEMKLLDLQQHNSEVRTGYFAMAVFVYGFLIVIALVALINIINTVNASVSSRMSNYGMMRAVGMSGKQLKKMVTAESAAYAITGSLTGAVLGLFLHRFFFEMLITSNWGELWQPPFMVLIVTISAAILTSFIAVVSPTRKIKKMSIVNVVNAR from the coding sequence ATGAATAGTTATCTTGGTCTTGTTTCAGAATATGCAAAAGTACACAAAAAGAAAAATCGGTTGACCGTGATATGTATTACTATATCTGTTATGTTGGTAACTGCGATTTTTGGAATGGCAGATATGAGTATAAGAGCTCAAATCAATGAGTATATTCGTCAACATGGGAATTTCCATGCTATTATTACAGATATATCGGACAGCGCCGCTGAACAAATCAACGGTCGTAAGGATGTAAAAGTATCAAGCTGGATGGGGATGGTTGAAGATACAAATTATCAAGGGAAAAAATTAATTGTTCAAAGCAGTACTCAGGAATTTGCCGAACAGATGAATCTTGTAGTGACCGAGGGCAGTTATCCCGTTGCAGAACATGAAGCATTGCTCGATATGCAGGGACTTGAACAATTTGGAATTTCCATCGGAGATACGATTGAAATAGCTTTTAGTGATAAGCAACTACGGAAATATACGATTACCGGGACCTATGGTGATTTTTCCAGTTTAAAGGGGATTGATGCACACGGTCTGATGTTATCGGTAGAGGGTATGCGTGCATTTCCAATCGACTTATTTCAAGAATATTACTATATTCAATTCAAAAGCGGCGTGAATATAAACCAGGCGCTTTCGGAGATCAAATCGGAATATAGTTTGATCGAGGACCAAGTTACTCCAAACAATATGCTCCTTGGGCTGATGGGACAAAGCAGTGATACTAGGATGTTGGATGTTTATCTCACAGCAGGAATTTTGTTTATTCTTGTAACTATGGCCGGTACTTTTATGATTGCCAGTAGCTTTAACATGAGTATTTTAGAACGGACGCAATTCTTCGGACTTCTGCGTTGCCTTGGCGCTACTAAAAAGCAAATCAAACGGTATATCCGGCTGGAGGGATTACAGTATTGTCTAAAAGGAATCCCGGTTGGTCTAGTGGGTGGATGCGGAATATTATGGATGGCGATTTTTTCTTTAAATATGTTGAACTCACAGTACCTTCCTGCAATGCCAATGTTTCATATTAGCTGGCCTGGTATTATAGCTGGTGCAGTCATTGGGGTTCTAGTGGTTATGATTGCTTCAAACTCGCCTGCTAAAAATGCGGCGAAGGTATCTCCTCAGGCTGCTGTAACGGGAAATATACAGCAAACAAATAATCTAGAAATAGGAAAAGCATCTAACACAAGATGGTTTCATGTGGATACGGCAATGGGATTTCGCCATGCTTTTTCAAACAAAAAGAGTATGACATTGATAGCTGGTTCTTTTGCCCTAAGCATCATTTTATTTTTGAGTTTCACAGTACTGATTACTTTTATGGGTCATGCTTTGAAACCGCTGAAACCTTACTCACCTGATATATCTATTAGGGGTGTACAGGACTCCATATTACTTGATCACTCCATTATGAAAAAGATAAAATCCCTTCCGAATATTAAGAATATCTATGGGCGTATGGTTTACCGTGATATTCCAGCAACTGATAAACATGGTAATGGTATAGCTACATTGATATCATATGATGATCCGCAATTTGAGTGGGCCAAAGAAATGTTGATTTCGGGAAGCGTTGACAATGTACAAAATGGCGAGGGTGTATTGGTTAGCTATGGCTATTCAGAACAATTTAATTGGAAGATTGGCGATACCATTACGCTTTCTATTGCCGGGGAACTGAAAGATATACAAGTTACTGGCATCATTTCTGATGTACCATTTGATGCAGCAGATGGCAAAAGGATCATCATTTGTTCAGAAAATACCTTTACTGCTTTGACTGGAATATCGGGCTATACAATAATTGATATGCAAGTTAATCAGGATATTTCTAAAGAGGTGAGAAATCTTATTACGCCTGAGATGAAGTTACTGGATTTGCAGCAGCATAACAGTGAAGTACGCACAGGTTATTTTGCTATGGCGGTATTTGTCTATGGTTTTTTGATAGTTATTGCGCTGGTTGCTCTGATCAATATTATCAATACGGTAAATGCAAGCGTTTCAAGTAGAATGAGTAATTATGGAATGATGCGTGCAGTAGGAATGTCAGGCAAACAGCTAAAAAAAATGGTCACAGCCGAGTCCGCTGCCTACGCAATAACCGGCAGTCTAACGGGTGCTGTTTTAGGGCTTTTCCTGCACCGTTTCTTCTTCGAAATGTTGATTACATCTAATTGGGGAGAACTTTGGCAGCCACCATTTATGGTCTTGATTGTTACGATTTCAGCCGCAATTCTAACTTCATTTATAGCAGTAGTTTCACCAACAAGGAAAATTAAAAAAATGAGTATAGTCAATGTTGTAAACGCACGATAA
- a CDS encoding ABC transporter ATP-binding protein, which produces MKLLEVNAISKTYGTGEARVNALKNVNFSIPKGEFVAIVGESGSGKSTLLNMIGALDTPTSGKVLIDGNDIFGMKDEKLTIFRRRNIGFVFQAFNLIPELNVEQNITFPVLLDYKKPDQTYVEEILTVLSLKNRRNHLPRQLSGGQQQRVAIGRALINRPMLILADEPTGNLDSHNSNEVISLLKTASKRYQQTIIMITHNRSIASAADRVLQVSDGVLTDLGGYVE; this is translated from the coding sequence ATGAAATTATTAGAGGTAAATGCTATCAGTAAAACCTATGGTACAGGTGAAGCAAGGGTTAATGCATTAAAAAATGTTAACTTTTCAATTCCCAAAGGTGAATTTGTTGCCATTGTAGGGGAATCAGGTTCCGGAAAAAGTACATTGCTTAATATGATTGGGGCGCTGGATACACCTACTTCCGGCAAGGTATTGATTGACGGCAATGATATTTTCGGTATGAAAGATGAAAAGCTCACTATTTTCCGTCGCAGAAATATTGGTTTTGTTTTTCAGGCGTTTAACTTGATACCAGAACTTAATGTCGAGCAAAACATTACATTTCCTGTTTTACTTGACTACAAAAAGCCTGATCAGACTTATGTGGAAGAAATTCTTACTGTGCTGTCCTTAAAAAACAGGAGAAATCACCTGCCTCGCCAGTTGTCCGGTGGGCAGCAGCAGCGTGTAGCAATTGGACGTGCCTTGATTAACCGTCCTATGCTAATTCTTGCAGATGAACCCACTGGAAATCTAGATAGTCATAACAGTAATGAAGTTATCTCACTTTTGAAAACAGCATCTAAACGCTATCAGCAGACAATCATTATGATTACCCATAATCGAAGCATTGCTTCTGCGGCTGATCGTGTGCTGCAAGTATCAGATGGTGTTCTCACAGATTTAGGGGGATATGTGGAATGA
- a CDS encoding DUF308 domain-containing protein, which translates to MKSLLFEKFIKYAMLRAAFLGIMGIITFLFPEFLLNGMVYVIGGYVILNGALSIVGAVIHGRNDNKTTSYVNIVISCLLIICGMLSIVYHRYLISILPVFLGSLMMIEGIVYFIIALRLVTKTKLLLIFISVFIMIGGIASNIFTFGFGGLPILSQIFGTLLLLSCLYELIAYLVYRKTVK; encoded by the coding sequence TTGAAATCATTGTTATTTGAAAAATTCATAAAGTATGCAATGCTTCGGGCAGCTTTTCTCGGAATAATGGGAATCATAACATTTTTATTCCCAGAATTTTTGCTGAATGGTATGGTGTATGTGATTGGGGGATATGTGATTCTTAATGGAGCTTTGAGCATTGTAGGAGCTGTTATACATGGAAGAAATGACAACAAAACCACAAGCTATGTGAATATTGTCATTTCCTGTTTGCTGATTATATGTGGTATGCTTTCAATTGTTTATCATCGTTATCTTATCAGCATATTACCTGTTTTTCTCGGCAGCTTGATGATGATTGAAGGTATTGTTTATTTTATAATTGCCCTACGCCTTGTTACAAAGACAAAACTGCTTTTGATTTTTATTTCTGTTTTCATTATGATAGGCGGGATTGCTTCTAACATTTTTACATTTGGTTTCGGAGGCCTACCGATTCTTTCACAAATATTCGGTACACTTTTGTTGCTCTCATGTTTATATGAACTGATTGCTTATTTGGTTTATCGAAAAACCGTCAAGTAA
- a CDS encoding HAMP domain-containing sensor histidine kinase, which produces MKIFTNKDIKNLFVLLSGILGSFIVLFQLVGWLFYGTLNLAQFILSLLVALCILGACFLYFRKQDQIMEDAISQINLYLSGNTDVRIDCSKEGSLYKLFHSVNTLATALNAHAVKEQKVKEFLKGTISDISHQLKTPLTALTIYNGLLQDETEDMAAIQEFATKSEKEIERIEVLVQSLLKITKLDAGTIVIKKASENIGDMISEIYQYFEFRAKEEQKTITLSGADDTLLFCDRDWIIETISNIVKNALDHTNTGGQITIEWKKLPAITQITIKDNGSGIHPEDVHHIFKRFYRSRFSKDTQGIGLGLPLAKAIIGAHDGNITVDSVLGKGSIFVLSFLNLTKM; this is translated from the coding sequence ATGAAGATTTTTACCAATAAGGACATTAAGAATTTGTTTGTTCTACTATCTGGGATATTGGGAAGCTTCATCGTCTTGTTTCAATTGGTTGGATGGTTATTTTACGGCACACTGAACCTTGCTCAGTTCATACTTTCTTTGTTGGTTGCCCTGTGTATATTGGGCGCTTGTTTTCTTTACTTTCGTAAGCAAGATCAGATTATGGAAGATGCCATATCTCAAATTAATTTATATCTTTCAGGAAACACAGATGTCCGTATTGATTGTAGCAAGGAGGGTAGTTTGTATAAGCTGTTTCATTCAGTAAATACTTTGGCTACGGCGCTCAATGCCCACGCAGTAAAGGAGCAAAAAGTAAAAGAATTTTTAAAAGGAACTATCTCTGATATTTCTCACCAGTTAAAAACACCTCTTACCGCCCTTACTATTTACAACGGGCTTTTACAGGATGAAACAGAAGATATGGCTGCTATACAGGAATTTGCGACAAAATCAGAAAAAGAGATTGAGAGAATAGAAGTACTTGTTCAAAGTCTTTTGAAGATTACAAAGTTGGATGCAGGGACTATTGTCATAAAAAAGGCATCTGAAAACATAGGGGATATGATAAGCGAAATTTATCAGTATTTTGAGTTTCGTGCCAAGGAGGAGCAGAAAACAATCACTTTGTCAGGGGCTGATGATACTCTGCTTTTTTGTGACAGAGATTGGATAATAGAAACGATTAGCAACATTGTGAAAAATGCACTTGACCATACGAATACTGGAGGGCAAATCACCATTGAGTGGAAAAAGCTCCCAGCTATTACGCAGATAACCATAAAGGACAACGGTAGCGGTATACACCCGGAAGATGTACACCATATTTTTAAACGATTTTACCGTAGCCGTTTTTCTAAAGATACCCAGGGCATAGGTCTTGGACTGCCACTTGCAAAGGCAATCATTGGGGCTCATGATGGTAATATCACAGTAGATAGCGTTTTAGGTAAAGGAAGCATATTTGTTTTAAGTTTTCTTAACCTTACTAAAATGTAA